Proteins co-encoded in one Bremerella sp. TYQ1 genomic window:
- the obgE gene encoding GTPase ObgE: MFVDRVQIEVEAGAGGNGCSSFRRERYIPKGGPDGGDGGDGGSIIIVAEEGVNSLVQLAHQHHWRGKRGSHGSGANRTGRKGEDVIIKVPPGTVVIDAKENFVLKDLANDGDQLVAARGGKGGRGNLSFKSSTNRAPRECQPGDPGEKRLLSLELKSIADVGLIGKPNAGKSTLLSRLSRARPEIADYPFTTKFPNLGQVQIDMDTTFIMADIPGLIEGAAEGVGLGHEFLRHVERAGLLVHLVEPSPVDGTDPLENYHSIRKELEAYNPKLAARPEVACVTKAELPDAEDFHAKLQSELGRDVFLISAVTGQGLNEMIRHVATQLEAAKNETEGA, translated from the coding sequence ATGTTTGTCGATCGGGTACAAATCGAAGTCGAAGCGGGCGCTGGCGGCAATGGCTGCTCCAGCTTCCGACGCGAACGATACATTCCCAAAGGCGGTCCCGATGGTGGTGACGGCGGCGACGGTGGAAGCATTATCATCGTTGCCGAAGAAGGCGTGAACAGCCTCGTTCAGCTAGCCCATCAACATCATTGGCGTGGCAAACGAGGCAGCCACGGAAGCGGCGCCAATCGTACAGGTCGCAAAGGCGAAGACGTCATCATCAAAGTGCCGCCAGGTACCGTCGTGATTGATGCAAAGGAAAACTTCGTCCTGAAAGACCTCGCTAACGACGGCGATCAATTAGTCGCCGCGCGCGGTGGCAAAGGTGGCCGCGGCAACTTAAGCTTCAAATCGAGCACCAACCGGGCGCCGCGCGAATGCCAGCCTGGTGATCCTGGCGAAAAACGATTGCTTTCACTCGAGTTGAAATCGATTGCCGACGTCGGCCTGATTGGCAAACCAAACGCGGGCAAAAGCACGCTCCTCTCTCGACTCTCGCGTGCCCGTCCTGAGATTGCGGACTATCCCTTCACAACCAAGTTTCCGAACCTTGGCCAAGTCCAGATCGACATGGACACGACGTTCATCATGGCCGATATTCCAGGGCTAATCGAAGGCGCCGCAGAAGGCGTCGGCCTGGGCCATGAATTTCTTCGACATGTCGAACGAGCAGGACTCTTAGTTCACCTAGTTGAACCATCACCAGTAGATGGCACCGATCCGCTAGAGAACTACCACTCCATCCGGAAGGAACTGGAAGCTTATAATCCGAAACTGGCTGCCCGTCCAGAAGTCGCTTGCGTGACCAAAGCCGAGCTACCTGATGCAGAGGACTTCCACGCCAAGCTTCAATCGGAACTCGGGCGTGACGTATTCCTGATCTCAGCAGTCACTGGACAAGGATTGAATGAAATGATTCGGCACGTCGCCACGCAGTTGGAGGCCGCCAAAAACGAAACGGAAGGTGCCTAG
- a CDS encoding type III pantothenate kinase, whose protein sequence is MPVDSLIAVDIGNTRVHFARFENFNAQEVTAPVSTYSYSTYSSDIQGLRDWLTENKLPWYAVSVHRSALASLEAFSKIEPRVHSFLAFDCSRLPIEIGLEASEKIGLDRLAAAVAVNHLRESDRAAIVVDAGTAITVDAVSSEGKFVGGAILPGMRTSAKALASQTDALPHITVDLENKPVAIGTNTTEAMQSGLFWGSVGAVRETIRRVSEQLDSKKPPQIFFSGGDVNYLAPWIDLEIETIDHLVLRGVALAAQTI, encoded by the coding sequence GTGCCGGTTGACTCTCTCATCGCTGTCGACATTGGCAATACGCGAGTGCACTTTGCTCGTTTCGAGAACTTCAACGCTCAGGAAGTCACGGCGCCGGTTTCGACTTACTCTTATTCGACCTATTCGTCCGACATTCAAGGGCTTCGCGACTGGCTGACAGAAAACAAGCTGCCCTGGTATGCGGTCAGTGTCCATAGATCGGCGCTCGCTTCGCTTGAAGCCTTCTCGAAAATCGAACCGCGCGTTCATTCATTCCTCGCTTTTGACTGCTCTCGGCTACCGATCGAAATTGGTCTCGAAGCTTCGGAGAAGATTGGCCTCGACCGTCTCGCGGCAGCCGTTGCCGTAAATCACCTGCGAGAAAGTGATCGCGCCGCGATTGTCGTCGATGCGGGAACAGCGATTACCGTTGATGCCGTCTCCAGCGAAGGCAAGTTCGTCGGGGGCGCTATTCTTCCCGGAATGCGTACTAGCGCGAAAGCATTGGCATCACAGACCGATGCCCTCCCACATATCACCGTTGACCTAGAGAACAAACCGGTCGCGATCGGGACCAACACGACCGAAGCGATGCAAAGCGGACTTTTCTGGGGTTCTGTCGGTGCCGTTCGAGAAACAATTCGTAGAGTCTCGGAGCAACTCGACTCAAAGAAACCACCGCAAATCTTCTTTAGCGGCGGCGACGTCAATTATCTTGCACCTTGGATCGACTTAGAGATCGAAACGATTGACCACTTGGTTTTGCGTGGTGTCGCGTTGGCGGCCCAAACGATTTAG
- the rpmA gene encoding 50S ribosomal protein L27: protein MAHKKGQGSSRNGRDSNPQYRGVKKYGGQAVKAGSIIVRQLGTKFRAGKNVGMGKDYTLFALTDGTVMFDQGSRRVNIVVEAN from the coding sequence ATGGCCCATAAGAAAGGTCAAGGTTCTAGCCGCAACGGTCGCGATTCTAACCCACAGTACCGTGGCGTTAAGAAGTATGGCGGCCAGGCTGTGAAAGCTGGCAGCATTATCGTTCGCCAACTGGGCACCAAGTTCCGTGCTGGCAAGAACGTTGGCATGGGCAAGGACTACACCTTGTTCGCTTTGACTGACGGCACCGTGATGTTTGACCAAGGCAGCCGTCGCGTCAACATCGTCGTGGAAGCCAACTAG